In Alteromonas sp. V450, the following proteins share a genomic window:
- the hisS gene encoding histidine--tRNA ligase translates to MAKTIQAIRGMNDCLPEISGTWQKVESVLRQTVASYGYQEIRTPIVESTDLFKRSIGEVTDIVEKEMYTFEDRNGDSLTLRPEGTASCVRAGNEHGLLYNQQQRLWYMGPMFRHERPQKGRYRQFHQFGVETYGMDGPDIDLEVILLSARFWKAFGIEQHVKLQINTLGSNEARAAYRDMLVAFLKERAHQLDEDSLRRLETNPLRVLDSKNPDVQAAIADAPALIDHLDEESKVHFETLCARLTQAGIPFEINPRLVRGLDYYNRTVFEWVTESLGAQGTVCAGGRYDGLVEQLGGKATPAVGFAMGIERLVLLLTTLTEEGQDTSFADVYVTAMGDESQSYAIEVAEHLRNSLPKARIMMHCGGGNFKKQLKRADKTGASLALLLGNDEMQSREVGVKPLRDGQEQVTVSFDALSDKVAEMLGAK, encoded by the coding sequence GTGGCTAAGACTATTCAGGCAATTCGAGGCATGAATGACTGCCTACCGGAGATTTCCGGTACATGGCAGAAGGTAGAATCTGTACTTCGTCAAACAGTGGCGAGTTACGGTTACCAAGAAATACGTACCCCCATCGTTGAAAGCACCGACTTATTTAAGCGCTCTATCGGTGAAGTGACCGATATCGTAGAAAAAGAGATGTATACCTTCGAAGATAGAAATGGCGACAGCTTGACGCTTCGTCCTGAAGGTACAGCAAGCTGCGTGCGTGCAGGCAACGAGCATGGTTTATTATATAACCAGCAGCAGCGCCTTTGGTACATGGGACCAATGTTCCGCCATGAACGTCCGCAAAAAGGACGTTATCGCCAGTTCCACCAGTTTGGTGTAGAAACATACGGTATGGACGGACCTGACATTGATCTGGAAGTCATTCTTCTTAGTGCTCGTTTTTGGAAAGCGTTTGGTATTGAACAGCATGTAAAGCTGCAAATTAATACATTAGGTTCGAATGAAGCACGTGCGGCTTATCGCGATATGCTTGTAGCATTCCTTAAAGAACGTGCACACCAGCTTGATGAAGATTCTTTACGTCGACTCGAAACAAACCCTCTTCGCGTACTTGATTCAAAGAACCCTGATGTACAGGCGGCGATTGCCGATGCGCCAGCGCTAATCGATCATCTTGACGAAGAGTCTAAAGTCCATTTTGAAACCCTATGCGCACGTTTAACGCAAGCGGGTATACCATTTGAGATAAACCCTCGCTTAGTTCGTGGGCTTGATTATTATAACCGTACGGTTTTTGAGTGGGTTACGGAAAGTTTAGGTGCACAAGGTACGGTATGTGCTGGTGGTCGTTACGACGGCTTAGTAGAGCAACTTGGTGGCAAAGCAACGCCGGCGGTTGGCTTTGCTATGGGCATAGAACGTTTGGTACTGTTGCTCACGACGCTGACAGAAGAAGGTCAGGATACTAGCTTTGCAGATGTTTACGTAACAGCGATGGGTGATGAGTCGCAGTCTTATGCTATTGAAGTAGCAGAGCATCTTCGTAATTCCCTTCCAAAAGCACGTATTATGATGCACTGTGGCGGCGGCAATTTTAAGAAACAACTTAAGCGTGCTGACAAAACAGGTGCTAGTTTGGCGTTGCTTTTAGGTAATGACGAAATGCAGTCTCGCGAAGTCGGTGTTAAACCACTGCGCGATGGTCAAGAACAGGTTACAGTCAGCTTTGATGCCTTATCTGATAAGGTTGCAGAGATGCTGGGCGCAAAATAA
- the ispG gene encoding flavodoxin-dependent (E)-4-hydroxy-3-methylbut-2-enyl-diphosphate synthase: MFAESPIKRRKSTRINVGNVPIGDGAPIAVQSMTNTRTTDVAATVDQINRIVAVGGEIVRVSVPTMEAAEAFKEIKKQVSVPLVADIHFDYRIALKVAEYGVDCLRINPGNIGNMERVRSVVDCAKDKNIPIRIGVNGGSLEKDLQEKYGEPTPQALVESAMRHVDILDKLNFDQFKVSVKASDVFLAVGAYRLLAKEIDQPLHLGITEAGGQRAGAVKSAVGLGMLLAEGIGDTLRVSLAADPVEEIKVGFDILKSLRIRSRGINFIACPSCSRQEFDVIGTVNALEQRLEDILTPMDVSIIGCVVNGPGEAEVSDLGLTGARNMSGLYEDGKRVKERLPNDDLVDKLEAKIRAKASRMSEQNKIQVSVKD, encoded by the coding sequence ATGTTTGCAGAAAGTCCCATTAAACGCAGAAAGTCTACGCGTATTAATGTAGGTAACGTTCCTATTGGTGATGGTGCCCCCATTGCTGTTCAGTCTATGACAAACACCCGCACAACTGACGTGGCGGCGACTGTTGATCAAATCAATCGCATCGTTGCTGTGGGCGGTGAGATTGTTCGTGTGTCGGTTCCTACCATGGAAGCGGCAGAAGCTTTTAAAGAAATAAAAAAACAGGTGAGCGTGCCGTTAGTGGCTGACATTCACTTTGACTACCGCATTGCCTTGAAGGTGGCAGAATACGGTGTGGATTGTCTGCGCATTAACCCTGGAAATATTGGTAATATGGAGCGAGTTCGTTCTGTCGTTGATTGCGCAAAAGATAAAAATATCCCTATCCGGATTGGTGTCAATGGTGGCTCATTAGAAAAAGACTTACAAGAAAAGTATGGTGAACCAACGCCGCAAGCGCTTGTTGAATCGGCTATGCGACATGTCGATATTTTGGATAAACTCAATTTTGACCAGTTTAAAGTTAGCGTCAAAGCGTCGGATGTTTTTCTTGCCGTTGGTGCATATCGACTTCTTGCAAAAGAAATTGATCAACCGCTTCATCTTGGCATTACTGAAGCTGGTGGACAGCGCGCTGGTGCGGTGAAAAGTGCCGTAGGCCTTGGTATGCTCTTGGCAGAAGGGATTGGCGACACGCTGCGTGTTTCGTTGGCAGCCGATCCAGTAGAGGAGATCAAAGTAGGCTTTGATATCTTAAAGTCACTGCGTATTCGTTCACGAGGCATTAATTTTATAGCCTGCCCTAGTTGTTCAAGACAGGAATTCGACGTTATCGGAACGGTGAATGCGCTAGAGCAGCGTTTAGAAGATATTCTTACCCCGATGGATGTGTCTATCATCGGTTGCGTGGTTAATGGGCCAGGTGAGGCAGAAGTGTCTGATTTAGGCCTGACTGGTGCGCGCAACATGAGCGGCCTGTACGAAGACGGCAAACGCGTTAAAGAGCGCCTTCCAAACGATGATCTCGTCGATAAGCTGGAAGCCAAAATTCGCGCCAAGGCTTCACGCATGAGTGAGCAAAACAAAATTCAGGTGTCAGTGAAAGACTAA
- a CDS encoding RodZ domain-containing protein has translation MVSEENANQEVNSQQEKSTPSPGEMLKARREQLGLSQQDIASKLFLKSQQINALECDIIDETTSITFTKGYVRNYAKQLGMNSHAVIEAFERFHNQTSVPSSEKLQSFSKRVAKQTHDDRWMMVTYVILLLIVAGVVVWWYQQPSDDTVDDVSLAETIKREAASAPVPLNDNASNNNSSTNDLVINESTDSEPLAGLAESEISDSNDGAGDDVNSAPSTPVDESNNLSTLVEAVQSEDAELPNLVTGAQASAQPISMVFAFDDDCWVNIKDASGEPIAYGVKQKGRIMEIQGVPPVEVTLGAPDNVRITINGEPVDISSYQNGRTARFALPL, from the coding sequence ATGGTGTCAGAAGAAAACGCGAACCAAGAAGTGAATTCGCAACAAGAAAAAAGTACGCCAAGTCCAGGAGAAATGCTAAAAGCTCGCAGGGAGCAACTTGGCCTTTCTCAACAAGATATAGCGAGTAAGTTATTTTTAAAATCTCAACAAATCAATGCGTTGGAATGCGACATTATTGATGAGACTACATCTATTACCTTTACGAAGGGCTACGTAAGGAATTACGCTAAACAACTGGGTATGAACTCGCACGCAGTCATTGAAGCGTTTGAGCGGTTTCATAACCAAACGTCTGTTCCTTCATCTGAAAAGCTACAGAGTTTTTCGAAACGTGTCGCAAAACAGACACATGATGACCGTTGGATGATGGTCACCTATGTCATCCTGTTGCTTATTGTTGCTGGTGTGGTCGTTTGGTGGTACCAACAACCCAGCGATGACACGGTTGATGATGTTTCCCTAGCAGAAACGATTAAACGAGAAGCCGCAAGCGCCCCTGTTCCTTTAAACGATAACGCCTCGAATAACAATTCGTCTACCAATGACTTAGTGATAAATGAAAGCACTGATTCAGAACCACTAGCAGGCCTAGCCGAATCAGAAATAAGTGATTCAAACGACGGCGCTGGCGATGATGTGAACTCAGCGCCAAGTACCCCTGTCGATGAAAGTAATAATTTATCTACGCTGGTCGAAGCTGTTCAAAGCGAGGACGCAGAGCTCCCCAACCTTGTTACAGGCGCACAGGCAAGTGCGCAACCCATTTCAATGGTGTTTGCATTTGATGATGATTGCTGGGTTAACATCAAAGATGCTTCTGGAGAGCCAATAGCCTACGGCGTAAAGCAAAAAGGGCGTATAATGGAAATTCAGGGTGTTCCGCCTGTTGAAGTTACGCTCGGTGCACCGGATAATGTGCGAATAACAATTAACGGCGAGCCAGTCGATATTTCTTCTTATCAAAATGGAAGAACCGCTCGCTTTGCACTTCCTTTATAG
- the pilW gene encoding type IV pilus biogenesis/stability protein PilW produces the protein MLLDLRTSIRAGLLSTALLLAGCVSSGSTGGSGFDYEEAAKTRVSLGLTYLKNNNYTQAKQNLDKALKFNPRSADVQFAMAYYYQLVGDNGRAEEFYETAMDIAPDNGNITNSYGAFKCQLGQYSEAKTYFLQAIENRLYANAAQTYENLALCAQSQGQQDEAINYFNEALKHQPARPKTLFLLAELYSDSEQWDQAKRTLERYERVARVSPDYLFLSYEIAKGRYNYEAAQSYGEMLLSMFPDSAQALRFKEQRSALTTGSVRTLKSTSPTLSKEKSSNADAAKPLENRNADINTSMKASEAASLAGVSAQSAKFHVVKEGENLYRISLLHNIRMTKLQKWNKLQSSGAIIAGQKIWLVPPEMQEE, from the coding sequence ATGCTATTGGATTTGCGAACATCGATACGAGCTGGACTTTTAAGTACCGCTCTTTTACTGGCTGGATGTGTGAGCAGTGGCTCAACAGGTGGTTCTGGATTTGATTATGAAGAGGCCGCAAAAACGCGAGTCTCTCTTGGCCTTACCTATCTTAAAAACAACAATTATACGCAGGCAAAGCAAAATCTAGATAAAGCCTTGAAGTTCAATCCGCGTTCGGCCGATGTGCAGTTTGCAATGGCATATTACTATCAGCTGGTTGGTGACAATGGCAGAGCTGAAGAATTTTATGAAACCGCGATGGATATAGCCCCTGATAACGGTAACATTACTAACAGCTATGGTGCTTTTAAATGTCAGTTAGGACAATATTCAGAGGCAAAAACATATTTTTTACAAGCCATTGAAAATCGTCTTTACGCTAACGCTGCGCAAACCTATGAGAATCTGGCGCTTTGTGCGCAAAGTCAGGGGCAACAAGACGAAGCAATCAATTACTTCAACGAGGCGTTAAAGCATCAGCCTGCAAGACCAAAAACCTTATTTTTGTTGGCAGAACTGTACAGTGACTCAGAACAATGGGATCAAGCTAAAAGAACCTTAGAACGATACGAAAGGGTTGCTCGCGTGTCTCCTGATTATTTGTTTTTGTCATATGAAATCGCGAAGGGGCGGTACAATTACGAAGCCGCCCAAAGTTACGGCGAGATGTTGCTTTCAATGTTTCCAGACAGTGCTCAAGCATTACGCTTTAAAGAGCAAAGAAGCGCGCTAACAACTGGCAGTGTGCGTACTCTAAAGTCTACTTCGCCAACGCTATCAAAAGAGAAGTCTAGTAACGCTGACGCTGCTAAGCCGTTAGAAAACCGAAATGCTGATATTAATACCTCAATGAAAGCGAGCGAAGCGGCATCGCTTGCGGGTGTTTCTGCACAGTCCGCTAAATTCCATGTAGTAAAAGAAGGCGAAAACTTATATCGTATTTCTTTGTTGCATAACATCCGTATGACTAAACTGCAAAAGTGGAACAAGTTGCAAAGTTCTGGCGCTATTATTGCTGGACAAAAGATTTGGCTAGTGCCACCCGAAATGCAGGAGGAATAG
- a CDS encoding bifunctional tRNA (adenosine(37)-C2)-methyltransferase TrmG/ribosomal RNA large subunit methyltransferase RlmN — MAKTNLLNLNREGLRNFFKEMGEKPFRADQVMKWIYQHGISDFEEMSNLNKNLRAMLIENCEIKAPEIAYFQEASDGTIKFALTLEGGQEVESVWIPETDRATLCVSSQVGCALECTFCSTAQQGFNRNLSVSEIIGQVWRVATFLGLSKDSSKRPITNVVMMGMGEPLLNLKNVVPAMDIMLDDFGFGLSKRRVTLSTSGVVPALDMLGDQIDVALAISLHAPTDELRNEIVPINKKYNIEAFLAGVRRYLAKSKANQGRVTVEYVMLSNINDSTEQAHQLAKVLKDTPSKINLIPFNPYPGSPYTCSSNSRIDRFAKVLMEYGFTTVVRKTRGDDIDAACGQLVGDVVDRTKRMLKKQVKGEAISVKMAQ, encoded by the coding sequence ATGGCAAAAACTAACTTATTAAACTTAAATCGCGAAGGCTTGCGCAATTTCTTTAAAGAAATGGGCGAGAAGCCGTTTCGTGCCGATCAGGTAATGAAATGGATTTACCAGCACGGTATCAGCGATTTCGAGGAAATGAGTAACCTCAATAAAAACCTTCGCGCGATGCTCATTGAAAATTGCGAAATTAAAGCGCCTGAAATTGCATACTTTCAAGAAGCGAGCGACGGCACTATTAAGTTTGCACTTACCCTTGAAGGTGGTCAGGAAGTTGAATCTGTTTGGATCCCAGAAACTGACCGTGCAACGCTTTGCGTGTCATCACAGGTAGGTTGCGCGCTAGAGTGTACTTTCTGTTCAACCGCGCAACAGGGGTTCAACCGTAACCTAAGCGTGAGTGAAATTATTGGGCAGGTATGGCGTGTAGCTACTTTCCTTGGTCTTTCAAAAGACTCAAGCAAACGCCCTATCACCAACGTAGTAATGATGGGCATGGGTGAACCATTGCTTAACCTTAAAAACGTTGTACCAGCAATGGATATTATGTTGGACGACTTCGGTTTCGGCCTGTCCAAACGCCGCGTTACCCTAAGTACATCTGGTGTAGTACCTGCGCTAGATATGTTGGGCGACCAAATAGATGTGGCATTAGCTATTTCACTACACGCCCCCACCGATGAGTTACGCAACGAAATCGTGCCTATCAATAAGAAATACAATATCGAGGCATTCTTGGCAGGCGTACGCCGTTACTTGGCTAAGTCTAAAGCGAACCAAGGCCGCGTAACAGTGGAATACGTCATGCTTTCAAATATCAATGACAGCACTGAGCAGGCGCACCAACTGGCAAAGGTATTGAAAGACACACCAAGTAAGATAAATTTAATACCTTTTAACCCATACCCAGGTTCTCCTTACACATGCTCGAGCAACTCTCGCATCGATAGGTTTGCAAAAGTGCTTATGGAATATGGGTTTACCACTGTTGTGCGTAAAACACGTGGTGACGATATTGACGCTGCTTGCGGCCAATTGGTTGGTGATGTTGTAGACAGAACCAAAAGAATGTTAAAAAAACAGGTGAAGGGCGAAGCAATTTCGGTAAAAATGGCCCAATAA
- the ndk gene encoding nucleoside-diphosphate kinase, translated as MALERTFSIIKPDAVAKNVIGAIYNRFESAGLRIVASKMIHMSKEQAEGFYAEHKERPFFGALVDFMTSGPVMVQVLEGENAVLANREIMGATNPADAAAGTLRSDYAASIDENAVHGSDAPESAAREIAYFFSEEEICPRTR; from the coding sequence ATGGCTCTTGAGCGTACTTTTTCGATTATCAAGCCTGATGCGGTAGCTAAAAACGTAATCGGTGCAATTTACAACCGTTTCGAATCTGCAGGTCTTCGCATCGTGGCATCTAAGATGATCCACATGAGCAAAGAGCAAGCAGAAGGCTTCTATGCAGAACACAAAGAGCGTCCTTTCTTCGGCGCACTTGTAGACTTCATGACGTCTGGTCCGGTTATGGTTCAAGTACTAGAAGGCGAAAATGCTGTTCTAGCTAACCGTGAAATCATGGGCGCAACTAACCCAGCTGATGCAGCTGCAGGTACACTACGTTCAGACTACGCTGCGTCAATCGACGAAAACGCAGTTCACGGTTCTGACGCACCTGAATCAGCAGCACGTGAAATTGCTTACTTCTTCTCTGAAGAAGAAATCTGCCCACGTACTCGCTAA
- a CDS encoding SufE family protein: MQLPSSDEIIDDLAFFDDWEQRYQYIIDLGKSIPGLPEDAKTPERLVKGCQSSVWLVESYDGNKINFDVDSDAVIVQGLLALVLAAYNDKTPTDILAFDIDGYFEALDLERHITPTRGNGLRAIVGKIQELAKANA; the protein is encoded by the coding sequence ATGCAACTACCTAGCAGTGACGAAATTATTGATGATCTAGCGTTCTTCGACGATTGGGAACAGCGTTATCAGTACATCATTGATTTAGGGAAATCTATTCCGGGCTTGCCTGAAGATGCTAAAACCCCCGAGCGTTTGGTTAAAGGTTGTCAGAGCAGCGTTTGGTTGGTGGAGTCTTATGACGGCAATAAAATCAACTTTGACGTGGACAGCGATGCAGTTATCGTTCAAGGCTTACTTGCGTTAGTACTTGCTGCTTATAATGACAAGACGCCAACAGATATTTTGGCGTTTGATATTGACGGCTATTTTGAAGCATTAGACCTAGAGCGTCATATCACGCCAACTCGCGGTAATGGCTTACGCGCCATCGTGGGTAAAATTCAAGAATTAGCAAAAGCCAACGCTTAA
- the sufT gene encoding putative Fe-S cluster assembly protein SufT: MKQKMVTTERDCKARLVPAGNPTVIPEGEFVNITQELGGNYTVTWRGNMYRIDGTDAGAIGRKAMTLSFDAPEDGNISEQQVWDALETIYDPEIPINLVSLGLIYKVDVDQASGAVNIDMTLTAPGCGMGPVLVGDVEYRVAMVPHVKNVEVELVFDPAWSRDMMSEEAQLEAGLFF; this comes from the coding sequence ATGAAGCAAAAAATGGTGACCACCGAGCGTGACTGTAAAGCGCGCTTAGTTCCCGCGGGTAATCCAACCGTGATCCCTGAAGGCGAGTTTGTGAATATCACCCAAGAGCTCGGTGGTAACTATACGGTAACGTGGCGCGGTAACATGTACCGCATCGACGGTACTGATGCAGGTGCTATTGGCCGTAAAGCGATGACATTAAGCTTTGACGCGCCAGAAGATGGCAACATTAGCGAGCAGCAAGTGTGGGACGCGTTAGAAACTATTTATGACCCTGAAATTCCCATTAACCTTGTATCGCTCGGCCTTATCTATAAAGTGGATGTTGATCAAGCATCTGGTGCCGTAAATATCGATATGACGCTTACAGCACCGGGCTGTGGCATGGGGCCAGTTTTAGTTGGTGATGTGGAATATCGCGTAGCTATGGTGCCTCATGTTAAAAACGTGGAGGTTGAGTTGGTTTTCGACCCAGCTTGGTCACGAGACATGATGAGCGAAGAAGCTCAGCTTGAAGCGGGTCTGTTCTTCTAG
- a CDS encoding iron-sulfur cluster assembly accessory protein gives MSVETFVPSTKLISLTDSAVKHFESKLKDKPGQLIRLSTKVSGCTGYAYVLDFADSAQADDEIVEISPVLNVAVAADATDLLRNTEIDYVTEGVNGVIKYNNPNVVDECGCGESFNVG, from the coding sequence ATGAGTGTTGAAACTTTCGTACCTAGTACAAAACTCATTTCGCTAACTGACAGTGCCGTTAAGCATTTCGAAAGTAAGCTTAAAGACAAGCCTGGTCAGTTAATTCGTTTATCGACAAAAGTCAGCGGCTGTACAGGTTACGCTTACGTGCTAGATTTCGCAGATAGTGCGCAAGCCGATGACGAAATTGTTGAAATTTCGCCAGTACTTAACGTAGCTGTGGCTGCAGATGCCACCGACCTACTGCGTAATACAGAGATTGATTACGTTACAGAAGGTGTGAACGGCGTCATTAAATACAACAATCCAAACGTGGTTGATGAGTGCGGATGCGGTGAAAGCTTTAACGTAGGCTAA
- a CDS encoding aminotransferase class V-fold PLP-dependent enzyme — protein MSLDVAALRAQFPILSKTVDGKPLVYLDNAATTQKPQAVIDALVDFYTGTNANVHRGAHHLSDEATRRYENARTSVAKFINAKAREEVIWTSGTTEAINIVANGLGQLLSEGDEVMVTELEHHANLVTWQQACRRSGATLNVVPIFDSGELDVDAFDRLLSENTKLVAFPHVSNALGTVNPIKLLTEKAKAVGAWVLVDGAQGIAHGGVDVQDIGCDFYAFSGHKLFGPTGIGCLWGKKEVLETWPVWQVGGEMIKDVTYHEATWGALPNRLEAGTPNIAGAIGMGAAVDWFSALDVQALHEHEQKLLAYATEQAEALDGMRIIGTAPNKVGVLSFLLEGAHPADVGFILDRQGVAIRTGDNCAQPLMKRFGIPGTARASFSIYNTLEEVDSLFAALKKAKMMLA, from the coding sequence ATGAGCTTAGACGTTGCAGCACTTCGTGCCCAGTTTCCTATTTTATCTAAAACGGTAGACGGCAAGCCGCTGGTATACCTAGATAACGCGGCAACAACGCAAAAACCTCAGGCCGTTATCGACGCCTTAGTAGATTTTTATACGGGGACGAATGCAAACGTGCACCGCGGTGCGCACCATTTATCGGATGAAGCCACGCGCCGTTACGAAAATGCACGTACCAGCGTTGCAAAGTTCATTAACGCGAAAGCGCGTGAAGAAGTTATCTGGACGTCGGGCACCACGGAAGCCATCAATATAGTCGCCAATGGTCTTGGTCAACTTCTTAGTGAAGGTGACGAAGTGATGGTGACTGAACTAGAGCACCACGCTAACTTGGTGACCTGGCAGCAAGCGTGTCGCCGCTCTGGTGCAACACTGAATGTTGTACCTATTTTCGACAGTGGCGAGTTAGACGTAGACGCTTTCGATAGACTGCTGTCTGAAAACACTAAGCTAGTGGCGTTTCCTCATGTATCAAATGCACTAGGAACGGTTAACCCAATTAAACTGCTTACTGAAAAAGCGAAAGCGGTTGGCGCATGGGTGCTGGTTGATGGCGCACAAGGTATTGCTCACGGCGGTGTTGACGTTCAAGACATTGGCTGTGATTTTTACGCATTTTCAGGCCACAAGCTATTCGGCCCAACTGGCATTGGCTGTCTGTGGGGCAAAAAAGAGGTGCTAGAAACCTGGCCTGTTTGGCAGGTAGGCGGCGAGATGATCAAAGACGTGACCTACCATGAAGCCACATGGGGTGCATTGCCAAATCGTTTAGAAGCCGGTACGCCAAACATTGCAGGTGCCATTGGTATGGGCGCTGCAGTAGATTGGTTTAGTGCCCTTGATGTACAAGCATTACACGAGCACGAGCAGAAGCTACTTGCTTACGCTACCGAGCAAGCCGAAGCGCTTGACGGCATGCGTATCATCGGTACTGCACCTAATAAGGTAGGCGTGCTGAGCTTTCTACTTGAAGGCGCGCACCCAGCGGACGTAGGCTTTATTCTGGATAGACAAGGTGTTGCAATCCGTACCGGTGATAACTGTGCACAGCCGCTAATGAAGCGTTTTGGTATTCCGGGTACTGCCCGTGCGTCGTTCTCAATTTACAATACGCTTGAAGAAGTAGACAGCCTATTTGCTGCGCTTAAAAAAGCAAAAATGATGTTGGCCTAA
- the sufD gene encoding Fe-S cluster assembly protein SufD codes for MSQWLEQVIDAAQISDYLAPVRQQALEKLKADGWPARRNESWRFTPLTPVEKRDAKQAVQADSLPVPAIDNLDAIDLVFVDGVLVTQVNTLDVPAGMSITSLNSDDAATQQAISSVYGQVKPTRHMFGLVNDALCQHGVFINVEAGAKIDTPIRIVNMASQNVDAHTRVVVKVAEGASATVIEQGFGDTESLTTAFAEYDLADDAHLEHYRFAMFTGKAKQLGGSHFKLHNRTTLNSTMVGYGSELSRLDVDIHHAGEFADAKMNAIYLLAEGELFDLHSTIEHAMPNGTTEENARGIVGDKARAVFNGRIHIHRDAQKTLAELNNRNLLLSRRGVINTKPELEIYADDVKCAHGATVAEIEEEALYYMLTRGVSRSKALVMLNFGFIQELINDVPNVAVREWLAPILSERFAQMEVK; via the coding sequence ATGAGTCAATGGCTAGAACAGGTCATTGATGCGGCGCAAATCTCCGATTACTTAGCGCCCGTGCGTCAGCAGGCCTTAGAAAAGTTAAAAGCTGATGGTTGGCCAGCCCGTAGAAACGAAAGCTGGCGCTTTACACCGTTAACGCCTGTAGAAAAGCGTGATGCAAAACAAGCGGTTCAAGCAGACAGTTTACCGGTACCCGCTATCGATAACCTAGATGCTATCGACCTTGTATTTGTAGACGGTGTATTGGTTACGCAGGTTAACACGCTAGATGTGCCAGCCGGTATGAGTATTACGTCACTAAACAGTGATGATGCGGCTACCCAGCAAGCTATTAGCAGTGTGTATGGTCAAGTTAAACCAACTCGTCATATGTTTGGCCTAGTTAACGACGCGCTGTGCCAACACGGTGTATTTATTAATGTTGAAGCGGGTGCGAAGATTGACACGCCAATTCGCATTGTGAATATGGCCTCGCAGAACGTTGATGCCCATACGCGTGTGGTGGTGAAGGTTGCTGAAGGCGCAAGTGCTACTGTTATCGAACAAGGTTTTGGCGATACAGAAAGTTTAACCACTGCGTTTGCTGAATATGACTTGGCTGACGATGCGCATCTAGAGCACTATCGTTTTGCCATGTTTACTGGCAAAGCCAAGCAATTAGGCGGTAGCCACTTCAAACTGCATAACCGCACCACGCTTAACAGCACCATGGTGGGCTATGGAAGCGAGCTTTCGCGTTTAGATGTAGATATTCATCACGCCGGCGAATTTGCCGATGCGAAAATGAACGCCATTTACCTTCTGGCAGAAGGCGAGTTATTTGACCTTCACTCCACCATTGAGCACGCCATGCCTAATGGCACAACAGAAGAAAACGCGCGTGGGATTGTAGGCGATAAAGCACGTGCCGTGTTCAATGGTCGCATTCATATTCATCGTGATGCGCAAAAGACATTGGCTGAACTAAATAACCGAAACTTGTTGCTATCTCGCCGCGGCGTTATCAACACCAAGCCAGAGCTTGAAATTTATGCTGACGACGTAAAATGTGCGCACGGTGCAACGGTTGCTGAAATTGAAGAAGAAGCCTTGTATTACATGCTTACCCGCGGCGTTTCTCGCAGTAAAGCACTGGTAATGCTCAACTTTGGCTTCATTCAAGAGCTTATCAACGATGTGCCAAACGTAGCAGTACGTGAGTGGCTTGCGCCTATCTTGAGCGAGCGTTTCGCCCAAATGGAGGTGAAATGA